The nucleotide window GCCTCCTTTTCCTCCTCTCTTAACTGGGCCAGTCTTGGAATGTGTATCTGGGATGATACATGTGACTTTGTTCGTGCAAGAAGTGATTGGTTTTCTCCTGTATGTGATGTCACAATAAGGGAAGCATTTAGCTTACACACGACACATTAATGGGTTTCAGATCTCCAATTTGATAATGTAGACTTTGTTTTAGATTCACAACAAGTCGTTGATTCTTTTCATAAAGAGGTAGTAGATGATAGTGGTCTTAGCTGTATTATTACTTCATGTAGACAATTGTTTCTGGATAAGTTTCAaaactctcatgtcgagtttaATAGGAGGCAAGCTAATGTGGTCGCTCACGAATTAGCGAGGGTAGCCCTATCTGATCCTAGCCCGAATATTTATGATGGTGTACCGTCATGTGATTTGAAATCTTTTAGCTAATGAAATGCATTTAGTTGCTtcttccaataaaaaaaatatggaacttGAAGGTTCCTCCAAAAGTCAAAAACTTTATGCGGTGTATTGCTAGAGAAGTCTTGCCAATCCGATTGCAACTTTGAGATAAAAGGGTAAATTGTCCTTGTAATTGTGTCATATGCAATTTAGATTATGTGAATCAAGAAACACATATATCTtgatattattttcaataggctaaatatcttttttgatccttttaagtttgacaaatatgttcttattacttttttaagaatctatttgaaacttaaaatacTTCTAATAGATGCATTAAattaataacttaaaaacatatttgaaacttaaaaaaaacttaaagagcTATTGGAAACATAAAAACTTaacttatttgaaacttaacCAACTTAAAGGACTACTccgatatttttgtcaaacttaaatgataaaaaaaagtattttacttttttcaataCTTTACaagttttatcttttaaagagtCGACACTTTTTGCATGTATTTTTTTGGAGTATTTAAAAGCAgaggaataatttttttttgaaggaaaaacaGAGGAATAATAAAGTTCAAAATGAAATAGTTGATGTATATAATCATGTTTTAGAACATGCAACATCATTCTTACATGAATGAGTAGCAGCCCGTCAAGCTCACAATTCATTTTATAGTCAAGGTAACTTATCAGGACCTATTAAATGAGTAAAACGAAGGGAAGGAAGATTGAAATGCAACACCGATGCATCCTTTCCCAATCAAGATAATAAAGTAGAAATAGTCATGCAAAACTCAAATGTGTCCTcatcgtgaacttaactcaattgatataaaaattgtataatatatgcaagagaTTGTGTTCAAATGTCAAACACTTCACTTCTCCACATATAAAGTGTGTCAGCTTCGGCCACCGAGATAttcgaaaaagaaaaataaatatcagGATAGTGTCAATTAATTTGTAATTGAATAatcacttaaaataaaataaaggcttaattacttttttggtcccttaacttattttttggtttcattttggtcccttaactattaaaagtttcgttttggtcccttaacttactttttggtttcgttttggtcccttaactattaaaagtttcgttttggtcccttaacttattttttggtttcattttggtcccttaactcttcctccgtcaaccactttggtcctttatgttaggatgaatgtattagagttaaggaccaaaacgaaatcaaaaaataagttaagtgaccaaaacgaaaccaaaaaataagttaagggaccaaaacgaaacttttaatagttaagagaccaaaacaaaaccaaaaaataaattaagagaccaaaacgaaacttttaatagttaagggaccaaaacgaaactaaaaaataaattaagggaccaaaagagtaattaagcctaaaataaattattttcgaaCAGTTCAAAACAACACAGTAACCAAACACTCAATCAACAAAATCCCTTACCCAAAAACTCAAATCCGGTGCATGGCTCAACCGTCTTCACCACACCGCCGCCGTAACCACCACAACCACCTCTCCACCTTTCTACACTCCACCGCTTCAAATTTCATCTCTCTCTTCAATCCTCATCCTCCTCCCCCTCTACCTTCATCTACACCTCAACTACCTTCCGCAATTTCGCTCCCTCTCTTCCTCCCACCACCTCTCTCCACCGTAACTCTCTCCTCCACCACCGAGTCAACTCGCTCTTCCCCCAAATCGGTCCGAGTATCGCGGCTCAATGGAAAAAACATCACCGGTGGCAGTGGTGGTCCGGCTTTTGTTGGTCAGGTTTTCAGTATGTGTGACCTCTCTGGAACTGGTCTTATGGCTGTTTCTACTCACTTTGATATTCCTTTCATCACTAAAAGGTTCTTTCAAATTTTCGCAATTTTTCGTGTTTTTTCAATTTAgctttgaaattcaaaattgaagattgtgttttattttctaAGCTGTTGttcaaattttacttatattagtATATTAATGCTTAGAAAATTGTGTTTTATTTGTATTAGTTATTCGAAATTGTGTTTTATTTGTAAgctgatgttatctatgagatTGTGAATATTACCAATTTACGAAAAAGTCTCTGCTCTATCGAATTTTACTCGTATTAGTATATTAATGCTTCGAAGattgtgttttatttatattagttCTTCGAATATTTGTATTAGTGTTTCGAAGATTGTGTTTTATTTGTAAgctgatgttatctatgagattatgaatattttgaAAAGGTCTCGGACTCTGTCGAATTTTACTCGTATTAGTATATCAGTGCTTTGAAGATTGTGTTTTATTCGTAAgctgttgttattgttgtcaaatttaataatttgagCAAAGTATTGAATTCCTATGCGCGGGCAAATAGCTCCCTgagattataaatattttacgCAAAGGTCTCTGACTCTGTCAAATTTTACTTGTATTAGTATATTAGTGCTTGAAAGATTGTGTTTTATTGGTAATTCGTACgctgttgttattgttgtcaAATTTAATTAGAGCAAACAATTGAATTTGTAGACGCAGGCAAATAGGTCCCTgagattataaatattttacgtAAAGGTCTCTGACTCTGTTGAATTTACTCATATTAGTATATTAGTGCTCCGAAGATTGTGTTTCATTCGTAATTCGTACgctgttgttattgttgtcaAATTTAATTAGAGTAAACCACCAAATTTGGAGGCGCGCGCAAATAGGTCTTTGGGATCATAATATTTTTCTCAAAGGTCTGACTCTGTCAAATTTCACTCATATTAGCTTGTCTTTCTAATAGTTAGGGACCAAATTTGATGGTAAAGTTAGGAACTATATTGACGATGAGTGGTTAAATTGACAATACCATAGGTTTGAAATAGATATTGAAGATTGTGTTTTATTGTTAAGCTGTTGTTATCTTCAGCAAATATGTCATAAAAGGTCTGTGTAAGCGTAACTCGCTGTCGCATTGGTCttgaatattaaattaatttcaaaatactGAGTGTCAAAACCACCAAATTTGTTCCTGACTTTGTAGGACAATCTCAAACACGTCTCTgatattatgattattttaaaaagtccATCACTCTGTCAAATTTTACtgttagggactaaattgacagTAAGTGGTTAGACATATTATGAACCAAATTGACAGTAAATTGTTAAAATATGGGGACCTGATTGATAGTAAGTGGTTAAATATAAGGACGAACTTGACAATTTAATAGAGTCAttgaacttttttaaaatatccaTAATCTCAGGTACCTATTTGAGAGCACCTTATAAAATCATGGACTAATTTGGTGGTTTACTCCAAATTAAATCAGAGGGAAAACCACCATTTTGGTCCCTGAATGTATCGAAATTGCAAAAACATCTACAAGTGGtcttttattaatcattttggtcctcaaatattttttaggtaATCAATTTAGTTACCGAATCTGTTTTTCGTTGGTCAATTTAGTCCATAAATTACTAATAGAAGAAGGTACTGGGTATGTGTTTGCCACTTCAATAAATTTAGGGAGTATTGTGACAGCGCCTCACACATTCAAGACCAAAATGGTTGTTTTCCCTTAAATTAAGATTGGTTGTAACTTTTTTGTTGCtgtcacttttgtttttaattggtGAATACGATGATGAGCTCAATTAGTTTATTGCTTAGTCATGTGAAAATTTGTTTGTGGAAGGAATCCACTTTGGATTGGGTAATGCTATTTGGACAACAATTTTGGATTAGCTTTTAGTTCATTGTAGCTTCtcaattataataaatatatggttTTTACTCAAAGGAAAGAAGTGTTGTTGAATAGCGGTTATTGCTATAGCACCTTGGAGTAGcggaatttgaaaaaaaaaaacactattgtTTTGTGATACACGATTTAGTACGAAGTGTTGTCGTATTATGGCTATAATACAgagaaatttgaacaaattgctatTTTCCGTGATCAGTGATTGACAAACAATGcagaaaagttgttataagttTATAGGTATTTACCAAGAGGTTAAATGAGCGAGTTTGAAAAAAAGAGGTAGATGATTTCAACTCATGTGAGAAGTTGTTATTTAAAGCTGACAGTTATTGCAagattcttttaatattttttactataAGTGTTTCTTGAGAAGTTTATCCAAACCGGTACTGAAACGAAAAAAAATTCCCGGGTCGCTTAATGACAGAATATAGGAAGGTGTCTGTTATGGAGGTGTGATACCCGGTGTTTTTAGAGTTCTCGTGTCTGTTTTGAGGACAATTGAATAGTCCTGCATTCATATGCAAATGCGAGCTagtcttttgtttcttttagcATTCTAGGCATCCAATACAGATGTTAAGAGTAAGGGTAATCTCATTTCTCATACCGATGTAACAAACACATGACATCTTGCTTAGGAAATCCAAATGCTTGGGAGTTGTGCAACATTGATAATGGATTTATGACCATTGAAAGGAGTTTAGGGATTGAAATTGTGGCCAGTGTTTGTTTAAAACCTCAATGAAGTAATGATTAAGCTGTTATTGTCCATCATTTTCTGAAAGCATAATTTGTTTCCCCTTTTATCTGTTTTCTGCAGAACCCCAGAGTGGCTGAAAAAAATGTTTGCAGCAATCACCAAGAGTGAGAGGAATGGCCCTGtatttcgtttttttattgATCTAGGAGATGCAGGTTAGCTCATCGATACTCCCTCTTTTTACAGTCCCTTCATCTGCTTGTAACATTACTGAATGATTTATGTCTTATCATATTTTTCATAGTTTTTCCTTTAACTTGATCAATCTATGGTTGCGATGTTATATAATTTGCAACCTAGGCTAGCTTATTTCCTGTTTACTATAGCTTAACTCTAATATATTTAGCTGCTAGACAAATGCTATGCTAATTAGCTTCTTTGAAGTTAAGAAACAGACttttattttgtgaaatggAACATTTTAACAAGCTGATGATTAGTTGTTAATCACTCGTCTTTTCTTATTTGTTTGGGTGATGGATGGGAGGGGGTTCgactttaatattttattaatttttttaaaatagaaaatgaaatttcatGAGTGAATTGAGGAAACTGAAGCTAAAAGAATGTAGCTGCACAATGCAAATTAGTGACTGACTGTGACCGAACCTCATCCTTGAATTACACGTTTCTGACCTACTGTGACTGAATCTGATCCTTGCATTGCATTACACATTTGTGCTGTTAACATTATATGCTTGCATTCCTCTTTTCCTTGAATTACTCTCCTTTGATCGCATATTTTGATTAGTGTTGATCTTTGATTTGCAATTAACACCAAGTACTAacctttttgaattttaattgtCTTAGTTTCATATGTAAAAAAACTGAATATTCCAAGTGGCGTGGTGGGTGCCTGCCGTCTTGATTTAGCTTATGAACATTTCAAGGTATTGTTGACTTTTTCAATTGCTATTTGGGCTGTAGTTGTGCTGGCTTCATTTAGTCACTTACATAAGATCCATTATTGATTTGGTTGCTTAGAAAAACATAGTGATGCATATTGCATGTAGATGTTTGTCCAAATTATGAAATTCAATATGTTAATATTCTTTTATTGCTTCAATAtcttttgtttgatttatgatgttgcTTGCTACGTACCATGCAGGAAAAGCCTCACCTGTTCCAATTTGTTCCCAACGAGAAGCAggtataatttttctttcattgttgcacatattttaattttatttgaatatgatCTTTAAGTATGACAAATATTTTTCCTTCAGGTCAAGGCAGCTAATAAACTTCTGAAGACAATCCCACACAGTGGTTTTGGGAAAAAGGTTGATGGGGTGCCTGTGTTTAGTGCTCACAACTTGGATATTGCAATAGCAACTACAGATGGTATTAAATGGTACATGTTGCTCATCTTCCTTATTTTGTGTGAATTCATGTCATTGTCAGAGAGCTTCAAGGTCGGAAAACTTGTTCCCTCAAATTTTCAATATAGCAAAATAGTCCATGAGATTGAAGATTATCAgtcaatttatttcttttgttaattGGTTCAATcaattatgaaattatgctcCACTTGAGCACGCCCTAAATAACGTCTCAATTCAGCAATTCCGTCCCTTTTAGATGACAAAAGGATTAAATTGGTTGACAAGCTTCAATTTGAGGGACCAACTTTCCATTTCGtaaatttaaatgaataaattgcCTGATCCTACAATTTTGTTTATCAAAATGGTGATTCCATCTTATTATATCTCATAATTTGAAAGGACAAGCTCAAACACTATTATTTAGACTAATCTTAATAAACcgataataaaaaaatggaaataaaacgTAGTTCCAAAGAATGACTTGTTATCATGGTGATATgcagtgaaaagaaaaaattaaatattatatccTAAAATAGTGTTACTTATGCATTTAGGACATATTTCACTGATATAGCCGACCCTTTAGAGCAATGAGAAATGTAATATTTTCTACCAAAGCTACAACTGATATGCCCACGTTATTGTTTGTTTCGAATAGGTATACTCCCtacttttttgataaaaacatgCTTGATAACATTCTTGAAGAAGCTGTTGATCAACATTTCCATACATTAATCCAAACTCGGCACATTCAGCGGCGGCGAGATGTAGTTGATGACAACCTGGCAGCAGAAGTGGTTGAGGAAATTGGAGATAGTTTAGGGGAGCCTCCAGAGGTATGACTAGTTTaatgaacattttattttgtttaattaagtACAAGGCTGAGGACAAAAAATTTCAATGCAGTGAATAAGAATCTGATATAGAATAGAATACAGTTTTCAAGCTGAACCTTTCATACCGATTGATTAATTTAGTATTTGTTTGAAGTTCAAGTAAGTGATGATGATGTTTGTTATTGAAAATAATGTTATCAAGATCAAGATCATACCTGGGATGGGGGGTTGCAACATCATAAAATATAGGAATGTAACAAGGACCATAAGATccttccaaaataaaaaattctactaaTACATATGTTGAAAATTCCGCCTTAATTGCGATCAGCCCCTAGTCGCCTTAATTGCGACCTTTGGTTagccttcattgcagcctccaacaccttcattgtgttggctttgagggggtggaattagtcccacatcggatagataacactcttgagaagagtttataaagatgaggcactcctcaccttacaagccggttttgtaaggatgagttagtccccaaatttcaacaacatataTACGTTGCGTGTGTGTGTAGAGAATATGAAAAAAGGAGGAATATCTAGTGAGAAAAGCTTTTTTATGTCAGAGTGGGAGGAACTCTTCTTGCTCTTCGCCTTTAAAACCCAAGATGAACCTGAAAGCTTCTGTTTAACAGTCACACGACTTTACCCCTCAAATCAATAAAAGTTTCCAGACCACTTTTTCATTGGTAACAAACACAGTCCCACTCACCACCATGGATTGTATGACCTGCCACCGCCACCATTGACATTGctgaataaaaataaacactGCTAGATTAAACCAGTATCGTAGCAATGTGTTATTCGAAACCCATATAAACATGAAGGTTACTGGATCGAAATCAGAGTTGCCATCATTTCTGGATTAAAGTGATCCTCGCTGGAGGTGaatcaaaaccaacaaaaacCAGGGAAAGACTTGTAGAAATCTAGATCCAGCAAAACCAATATTGCctaaattaattaacaatttgTATTTCACAAATCAGGATCTATTTCATAAGATCTATAAAgaattattaatatttcatgAATCGAAAGGAACGGGACTCTGGCTTCGTAGCTGCATGTTGGAAATTAGTGTAACTGTACGTGAAAAACTTTTAGTGACAATGGCAGAAAAGTCATGTTCAGGTTTAGGAAATTTTTGAGATGAACAACAAACAAGAAAAGGCAcgtgatattttgattttagaatCCTAAACTCGGCCATTTGTTTTGACCTAATAGCTTAAAATGACTTCTATCACACACATGAAATAACATTTCTCACTAAATATACCCCCAAGAAAAATAACTAATAACTAATAACATTATTAAATCAAGAACTTAAATCAGAACTTTCAGAATTCAGAACCAAAACATATTGAGTAAACGATAAAACCATCACATCCAAGATAAGTTGTAATTAGTCATGTAAGACCCAAGTCTAACTAATAACTATGACCGTAACATTCAGCAGCCTCACTACTACCAGCCCCTACCCCACTACATCCAGCTCCGCTATCACCCTACAAAGTATCCTCTTCTGAAGCATTCACTGAGCTATCATCAGTAGCGTGTTTGGCTCTTCCAAGGCTGCTGCCAACACCACGCTTGTATTTGCGCTTACGATGCTTTGCTGAGCTCAAGCTTCAAAACaatgaataaacaaatatttgtaagAAAACAAGTTATAAAGTCCAGTCATTAAGTCTATCCAGTTTCTGACAACAACACTGGTCGACTATGCGTATACCAACTCATTCATATTCATAGCAAACACAACACATACAAAAACGTAAATTGCAATACGTCTTTCATACTCACTCATGATTACATAATCTAAAGAAAAATGCAAACATTGTACAGAAGAACAAGGGATTACCTTTTCTCATAAGCTTCAATAATATCAGCATTGCAAGCTAAACTTTCTGGAGGCTCCCAAGTGTTTGCTGTCTCATCCCATAAGAACCTTCAGtgataaaaaaacagaaataaaatattattaaaaagatCACATTTGGTCCTTTCTCCTTCAATTTTATCACAATCAAGGTATAcaagaagaacaaaaacaaaaggggTACTCACCATTTGACCAAATACTCCACCTTACCCTGTAAAAttggcacaaaaaaaaaaaaaaaaattccatcaggcaaaagaaaaaattggacagaaaaattattattgtacTCTTAagatataaaagataaaaaaaaataaaaagaaaatcccatgattgaaaaaagaagaaaatgagaaacTTAACCTTGCGGACCCTCTTATTGCGAATAGCTTCGACTTCATAGTAGCCATCACTGAGAGATGGATAATTGACGGCAGGAACATCTTTCGTAGTTGTCGATGTTATCTTACTCATACCTTATTAACCCTTAATGATCAGTGCCGAAAAGACAAGATTAAAAAATGAACGGGAAAAAATGCGGAGATACAGAGACAACATTAAAAGAGCATCGATGTCGTATTCTCCGAGTGAGAAAAAAACACGAAAAGCTGCGTCTGTTTATGACCAAGTGTGTGAAAAGGTGGGTCTGTTTATGGCTGGGTGCGAATCCGAGTTGTAAATAAATCTATTGAAAATCCATCACTctacattgttttatttaacgCGCTTTCCCCTTTGGCCAGTTTCTCTTTCCGTGTCCTCCTTTTATTGGCTTTTAATTTTTTCcacatttatgattttatttacaaaaaagtgttactttttttttattattttattttaaggatttTATTCACAGAAAGCTTtggttttctttctttatatatgcAAACAGCCAAACCCAATATTTGTATTATCATTAATATCAAAGAGTAAATAGGTATAGAATTTTTATAAGTacttttcctataaaaaaagaGATCGTGTTTTCAACTATAAcaagtattttttaatttttccactTATTTTAAATAGAAATATTAAGTTTTCTTTTAGTGCATACAAAATGTGTAAAAAACCTGTAAAGaacattaaatcaaaattaaaagtgaAGTATCATAACCATGACATCCAAAACAAATCATAGTTACTCAGATACATAACATAGGATCCATATTTAACTAAAATGATAACCATCACCATAACATTCAGCAGCCTCACTATCACCTGCCCCTGCGGTCCATCTCCACTATCACCTTCTGCAGAAGCCATTTCCAGTGATTTTGAATGTGGATCAAACAATGACTGCTCATAAAAGAGAGGGTTTATGTGAAGACATGAGATGAGCAGAGAGGATCGAAACTCGAGAGATAGGGTAAGATGTGTGAAACCAAAAAGATGAGTAGAGAGGGTCAAGAGACTCAAGTCGAGGGAGATGGGTGTTATTTTTGGGAATTTTAGGGGATCCCCGACTCGGAAATGCACAGTTTTGGGATCATCAGACAATCTTTACGATCTTTCTTGCGATGATCTTACCAATTTGCGAATCACATGTGATCCAACTCATACAGAGGATTGAAGATTGTGAGATCATGCGATCTTACGTTTCGGATCTCGATCttgataaaaattgaaaaagcaTAGCATGGGATGCCTACTATAACTTGTTCTTGAAGATAAAAAAGAAGCGTTGCATTTTTTCATAGGGATTAATTCTCGAGGTatacatattattattaataccCATATTTATTTCTCTCGAATAACTGTTTAGTTTCTTCATTTTTCCTGACAGGTTCAAGAGGTGCTTGATGAAATGGGCCATCCGAGTATACCACTCAGTGTTATTTCTAAAGCTGCAGAACTCCAGTTTCATTATACTGTTGACAAAGTACTCTTAGGTAATAGGTGGTTGCGGAAAGCGACAGGCATACAACCGAAATTTCCATATATGGTTGACTCATTTGAAAGAAGGTATTTTTTCTGTTTACAATTTGTGGAATTTTCACTCGTGCTATTCTTTGTCAAGAGGTTTCCTAGTCATGTTTATTATATCTGTATAAAAGAACAAATAGTGGCAATTGGTTCCCaagaataaataattgttataCTAATCTTGATTACTTGTATTTCATATTTAACTTCTTTAGCTTACTACAGCATCAAAGTTCCTTGTAGTGGGATTAGTTAGGTCCAGCATTAATTAGGGAAACTAAGACCTTTATATTCTCTTTGAGATCAATATATTTTGTTGTTCTTATCGTGCGTGCATCGACACATGTCAATGATTTTTTGGTTATGCTTCTCTTTTCTATCTGTCTAACAGTATCTAGAGTTTAAAGTGGCAACCCAAACTGTGGCTACTTGGTGTGCTCATGAGTGTTTTTTGTCCCCAGCCATATGCGTTCTCAGGTATTGGCATTTCTATACAGTTACACTCGGCGACCTTTCTGGTAGGTGACTCCGTTACTATACCCACGTTCTTTTGCTCAGTCGTCCGTCTAAGATTCCACCCCAAAGGTGCTTTCATGAGCCCTTATCTGTGTTCCCCACATCATTGTTGTTGGCATGTAATAGTCCATTCGGTTGTCTTTCCATCTGGCAGATATGCTGTCAGATCTTTCTATTTTTTCCATTGTCCTGATTTGGTCATATGCTCCTGTCATGTCCTGTGTTGACAGTTGCACGTCATTCTTGTGCGTTTCCAGCCTTTGCTATCTAACTTGAAGGATTGTAGTTGTCAATTGATAAAACCCAGAAATTCAAAGGTAGCACTGTATTATTTAACTGGAAAATGGTGAGCTCAAAGCTCTTACAATGatgaaaacagaaaattgaAAGGATAAACCAGAGGGAAGAGAACTCCTACCAGAGCTAGGCTCCTAGACCAGAGACTTATCTCCTAAACAACTCTTAACAAACTTCCTTAACGATTCACCCTCTAGGCTTCCGTCTCTTTTTTAACTGAAATTGTCTTCTTAATGACTAGCCCTCTAGGATTCCTTCTCTTTAATAACTGAAATTCTTCCTAGATTCCAGTGAATATCCTAACTGTAACCGCTTGTATTCCCAGAACTTCTACA belongs to Medicago truncatula cultivar Jemalong A17 chromosome 6, MtrunA17r5.0-ANR, whole genome shotgun sequence and includes:
- the LOC25496505 gene encoding uncharacterized protein; this encodes MAQPSSPHRRRNHHNHLSTFLHSTASNFISLFNPHPPPPLPSSTPQLPSAISLPLFLPPPLSTVTLSSTTESTRSSPKSVRVSRLNGKNITGGSGGPAFVGQVFSMCDLSGTGLMAVSTHFDIPFITKRTPEWLKKMFAAITKSERNGPVFRFFIDLGDAVSYVKKLNIPSGVVGACRLDLAYEHFKEKPHLFQFVPNEKQVKAANKLLKTIPHSGFGKKVDGVPVFSAHNLDIAIATTDGIKWYTPYFFDKNMLDNILEEAVDQHFHTLIQTRHIQRRRDVVDDNLAAEVVEEIGDSLGEPPEVQEVLDEMGHPSIPLSVISKAAELQFHYTVDKVLLGNRWLRKATGIQPKFPYMVDSFERRSEASFLRITESSSCPKETGCTDSSEYNLDDITEASTKHSHEKAGLSRKGVNKEDLKQNTFLPKITMVGLSTEEAGQMSKASLKKTMDDLTKELEKTEADNVTVGGSNEYKLEDRDPLFVANVGDYYSSVGRTGSPRWIRGGSN